Proteins from a genomic interval of Lolium perenne isolate Kyuss_39 chromosome 1, Kyuss_2.0, whole genome shotgun sequence:
- the LOC127329027 gene encoding wall-associated receptor kinase 2-like has translation MLTPLYFLPVVLLAAAAATSKRVESLAVAPSCQASCGGVDIPYPFGIGTGCFRKGFEIECIDSGPVLAGTSLQVVYLSMDPAESLVMLPVAWQCYNASSPGEAEDYSNGETNMNKDGVYRISNTHNMLVVLGCNTFGFTASAGNDIKGCMSYCNNSASAQDGMCAGVGCCHVDIPPGLTDIHFKFWAYDHSSVMDYSPCDYAFLVDRTNYTFRRSDLRMDRNRTSPVRLDWAIRDNDNAMSGAILSCADAAKSTTTTLEYACISDHSECVDSINGPGYSCSCSDGYEGKPYVVKGCTSRWSSCSN, from the coding sequence ATGTTGACCCCGTTATATTTTCTTCCCGTTGTGCTattggcggcagcagcagccaccTCGAAGAGGGTGGAGAGCCTCGCGGTGGCTCCTAGCTGCCAGGCGAGCTGCGGCGGCGTGGACATCCCCTACCCTTTCGGCATCGGTACTGGCTGCTTCCGCAAGGGCTTCGAGATCGAATGCATCGACAGCGGCCCCGTGCTCGCCGGCACCTCCCTTCAAGTGGTGTACCTTTCAATGGATCCTGCAGAGTCGCTGGTGATGCTCCCCGTCGCGTGGCAGTGCTATAACGCATCCAGTCCAGGGGAAGCCGAGGACTACAGCAATGGCGAGACAAATATGAACAAGGACGGCGTGTACCGCATCTCCAACACGCACAACATGCTCGTCGTCCTCGGCTGCAACACCTTCGGGTTCACGGCGAGCGCGGGGAATGACATCAAGGGGTGCATGTCCTACTGCAACAACTCGGCAAGCGCCCAGGACGGCATGTGCGCCGGCGTCGGGTGCTGCCACGTCGACATCCCGCCGGGGCTCACCGACATCCACTTCAAGTTCTGGGCGTACGACCACTCCTCCGTGATGGACTACAGCCCCTGCGACTACGCGTTCCTCGTCGACAGGACCAACTACACCTTCAGGCGCTCCGACCTGCGCATGGACAGGAACCGGACCTCGCCGGTGCGGCTAGACTGGGCCATCCGCGACAACGACAACGCCATGTCCGGCGCCATATTGTCGTGCGCCGACGCGGCCAAGAGCACCACCACCACCCTGGAGTACGCCTGCATTAGCGATCACAGTGAGTGTGTTGACTCCATCAATGGGCCTGGCTACAGCTGCAGCTGCTCCGATGGCTACGAGGGCAAACCCTACGTTGTCAAAGGATGCACCAGTCGTTGGTCCAGCTGTTCGAactaa